A window of the Megalopta genalis isolate 19385.01 chromosome 2, iyMegGena1_principal, whole genome shotgun sequence genome harbors these coding sequences:
- the LOC117225447 gene encoding tRNA methyltransferase 10 homolog A, whose product MENEKDINQSRETENDKQDTNISDHKDCHDIDKNLSELNPNISKRQLKKIKKREKWLQRKSEKRLKEREKARQKRAHARANNIDLGPSRKALKKSTMADSNCKIEVTIDMSFDDLMIDKDIAKLTKQILRCYTLNRRALAPMQFSLTSFNGTSRTHMQKHNGYQHWDVKFYVEGYLDIYPKEKIIYLTSESENVINHLEHDCVYVIGGLVDHNSHKGLCHKVAKQADVRHGRLPLDKFLQMKARKVLTVDHVFEILLRVSEGGTWQEAFLQVLPERKNAQPISSLEETKSTLNTCGKGENICEENDETSQFLRSLKEDKDVLNMYKKKENIFYTNNTTKASVEAIDDNNTNTVCI is encoded by the exons ATGGAAAACGAAAAAGATATAAATCAAAGTAGAGAAACAGAAAATGATAAACaagatacaaatatttctgATCATAAAGATTGTCATGACATTGACAAAAATCTTTCGGAATTAAATCCGAATATTAGCAAACGACAActgaaaaaaataaagaaaagagaaaaatggttaCAACGAAAGAGTGAGAAaag ATTAAAGGAACGGGAGAAAGCAAGACAAAAACGAGCACATGCTCGTGCAAATAATATAGATCTTGGACCATCTAGGAAAGCTTTAAAAAAGAGTACCATGGCTGATAGTAACTGTAAAATTGAAGTAACTATTGACATGTCTTTCGATGACTTAATGATCGATAAAGACATTGCAAAATTGACCAAGCAGATATTAAGATGTTATACATTGAATAGGAGGGCCCTTGCACCAATGCAATTTTCCCTTACTAGTTTTAATGGTACATCAAGAACACACATGCAAAAACATAATGGATATCAACATTGGGAT gtAAAATTTTACGTGGAAGGATATTTGGATATTTATCCAAAAGAGAAAATCATATATCTAACTAGTGAATCAGAAAATGTGATCAATCATCTAGAACATGATTGTGTGTATGTTATAGGTGGTCTTGTTGATCATAATAGTCATAAG GGTTTGTGTCACAAAGTAGCCAAACAGGCTGATGTAAGGCACGGTAGACTTcctttagataaatttttacaaATGAAAGCTAGGAAGGTTTTAACTGTTGACCATG TGTTCGAAATCTTGCTTCGAGTTAGTGAAGGAGGAACCTGGCAAGAAGCATTTTTACAGGTATTACCAGAAAGAAAAAATGCTCAGCCAATTTCATCTTTAGAAGAAACTAAAAGTAcattaaatacttgtggaaAAGGAGAAAATATTTGTGAGGAAAATG ATGAAACATCTCAATTTCTCAGATCTTTAAAAGAAGACAAGGACGTGTTgaatatgtataaaaaaaaagaaaatattttttacacAAATAATACAACAAAAGCAAGTGTAGAAGCTATTGatgataataatacaaatactgtatgtatataa
- the LOC117225446 gene encoding tetratricopeptide repeat protein 17, whose protein sequence is MHVVGVDGRVVGYLFCFLILQAKLTNSRTSWRLSADKVIKTTDFVSTVEDDPIFDILATSISVGNGQSWSRSAISDKHEKVQPYCQDCKNVLSGNHERRFSSYVLKDTPNATEPFTLSSQTSGEQVICTSGQQCEDVILDCGKPVNFTYYDNLLGVANRDKHPLVPEPNVALMFKKNGGKTMDVDIDLLEKRLIKAKREKPKSVQLYNQIGNFWRIKGDAQRSIECFRRALAVSPHNAEVLLNLARVLLVQQYLDDATYLARRSLELQPPDRNAWEQYLTLGQIFKAYGHYQEAAIHLRHALELKPDLSEAAEALREVESLPAASINTYTLLIIICLVLGVLLVVLSNVEGDEDSTLVNGQLQRPVQRHFSRAMAMRSLRLNVARNKRC, encoded by the exons ATGCACGTTGTTGGGGTCGACGGTCGTGTCGTCGGCTATTTGTTTTGCTTTCTAATACTCCAAGCAAAACTCACAAATTCGCGGACTTCCTGGAGGCTCAGTGCTGATAAAGTCATTAAGACAACAGACTTTGTGAGTACGGTGGAAGATGATCCTATTTTTGATATCTTGGCGACTAGCATCAGTGTCGGTAATGGACAAAGTTGGAGTAGATCCGCTATTTCTGACAAACACGAAAAAGTACAACCGTACTGTCAAGACTGCAAAAATGTTCTCTCTGGAAATCATGAACG ACGATTCTCGTCATACGTGTTGAAGGATACTCCAAATGCCACTGAGCCTTTTACTCTATCATCTCAAACATCAGGCGAGCAAGTTATATGCACTTCTGGTCAGCAATGTGAGGATGTAATCTTGGACTGTGGAAAACCTGTTAATTTCACCTATTATGACAATCTGCTTGGTGTTGCCAACAGAGATAAACATCCACTGGTTCCTGAACCCAATGTAGCTCTAATGTTCAAGAAGAATGGTGGTAAAACTATGGATGTTGATATTGATCTATTAGAGAAACGTTTAATAAAAGCTAAACGAGAG AAACCAAAATCAGTGCAACTTTATAATCAAATAGGAAATTTTTGGCGCATAAAAGGAGATGCACAAAGATCAATTGAGTGTTTTCGAAGGGCACTTGCTGTGTCACCACATAATGCAGAAGTTCTATTAAATTTGGCTAGAGTGTTATTGGTACAACAATATTTAGATGATGCAACATATTTAGCAAGACGATCCTTGGAATTGCAACCTCCAGATCGCAATGCATGGGAGCAATACCTTACACTAGGTCAGATATTCAAG GCATATGGCCATTACCAAGAAGCAGCTATACATCTAAGACATGCCTTAGAATTAAAACCAGATCTCTCTGAAGCTGCTGAAGCTCTAAGAGAAGTGGAGTCACTTCCGGCTGCGAGCATAAATACCTACACATTACTGATAATCATATGTCTG GTGCTTGGAGTACTATTAGTGGTTTTAAGCAATGTGGAAGGCGACGAAGATTCTACTCTAGTCAATGGACAACTTCAACGTCCAGTACAACGCCATTTTAGTCGTGCTATGGCCatgcgaagtttaaggctcaACGTTGCTCGTAATAAACGTTGTTGA
- the LOC117225517 gene encoding uncharacterized protein LOC117225517 has translation MERFSRVACYLRWKRNATPHDHDTSEVVAEDDRNTVEIERCKNVGCNFEASRRLCSILESIFLWENSVNSISVVIVFNILFWGIIVLEIRGFAAASSAALVIVLCYYTVEAHIQKCIFCRSCAKTEQFEKIGKKVKSAIHSLKQLKKDQPGVFCTAVCSFSLGLWIIGRTINGVLLAYTICMSILLGPALLLKLPNKMISHREWDSEIEEFLPAVTEDNLQVLARAGESGDQSPTPTSVLSDAQNEFFNDDDILGLKMPSHEDGSTDGVEVSELELSVEETDMDGSKFQSGHFEKESSSEGEAELEPLSRKSISHSDESGSEFEMIDSQDVDDLDIA, from the exons ATGGAACGGTTTTCGAGAGTGGCATGTTATTTACGATGGAAGAGAAACGCGACACCTCATGATCATGATACAAGCGAAGTGGTTGCAGAAGATGACCGCAATACTGTTGAGATTGAACGATGCAAGAATGTCGGGTGCAATTTCGAAGCTTCGAGGCGGCTTTGCAGCATTCTGGAGAGTATCTTCCTTTGGGAGAATTCCGTGAACAGTATCTCTGTCGTCATCGTATTCAACATACTGTTTTG GGGTATTATTGTATTAGAGATCCGTGGCTTTGCTGCAGCCAGCAGTGCTGCGCTGGTCATAGTCCTCTGCTATTATACAGTAGAAGCCCACATACAAAAATGTATATTTTGTAGATCATGTGCGAAAAcagaacaatttgaaaaaattgGGAAAAAGGTGAAATCAGCAATTCATTCTTTGAAGCAACTGAAAAAAGATCAACCAGGAGTG TTTTGCACTGCAGTTTGTTCTTTCTCTTTGGGTTTGTGGATTATTGGTCGCACTATAAATGGTGTACTTCTTGCATATACAATATGCATGAGCATTTTACTTGGACCCGCGCTATTATTGAAACTACCCAACAAGATGATATCACACAGAG AATGGGATAGTGAAATTGAAGAATTTTTACCAGCAGTTACTGAGGACAATCTTCAAGTTCTTGCAAGAGCAGGAGAATCTGGGGATCAATCTCCAACACCAACAAGTGTGTTGTCTGATGCTCAAAATG aatttttcAACGATGATGACATTCTAGGTCTAAAAATGCCATCCCATGAAGATGGAAGTACTGATGGTGTAGAAGTTTCTGAATTAGAACTTAGTGTTGAAGAAACAGACATGGATGGTAGTAAATTTCAAAGTGGTCATTTTGAGAAAGAATCATCATCCGAGGGAGAAGCAGAACTTGAACCTCTTTCAAGAAAATCAATTAGTCATAGTGATGAAAGTGGTAGCGAATTCGAAATGATTGATAGTCAGGATGTTGATGACTTAGACATTGCATGA
- the LOC117225284 gene encoding NECAP-like protein CG9132, with product MDTYESVLLVKSEVFVFSIPPRSLNRGYRAADWNLQEPTWTGRMRLVCQGNSVAIKLEDKVTGELFAKCPIEKYPGIAVEPVTDSSRYFVLRVQNDNGRSAFLGIGFLDRSDSFDLNVALQDHFKWLKNQEQIEKEKDEPKQELDLRFKEGETIKINMKITKKDGSEVSSKAKQRPSTGIGLPPPPGGVKIAPPPAKTPTSSPAHKPAQNQNQTSSEWGEFASASQQSQAQQQQPSTVGNSSWVQF from the exons ATGGATACATACGAAAGTGTATTACTCGTCAAGAGTGAAGTATTTGTATTTAGTATACCTCCAAGGTCATTGAATAGGGGTTATCG AGCAGCTGATTGGAACCTACAAGAACCAACATGGACTGGCAGAATGCGTCTTGTGTGTCAAGGAAATTCAGTAGCAataaaacttgaagataaagtTACAGGTGAATTATTTGCCAAATGTCCAATTGAAAAGTATCCAGGTATTGCTGTTGAACCAGTCACAGATTCTTCTCGTTACTTTGTTCTGAGAGTTCAAAATGATAATGGACGCTCAGCGTTTCTTGGTATTGGATTTTTGGATAGATCAGATAGTTTTGATCTAAATGTTGCGCTTCAAGATCATTTTAAATGGCTCAAGAACCAAGAACAGATAGAAAAGGAAAAAGATGAACCAAAACAGGAGCTAGATCTAAGATTTAaagaaggcgaaacaatcaaaaTCAACATGAAAATTACT AAAAAGGATGGTAGCGAAGTTTCTTCAAAGGCAAAACAACGACCTAGCACAGGTATTGGTTTACCTCCACCACCAGGAGGTGTAAAAATTGCACCTCCACCAGCCAAAACTCCAACCTCATCCCCTGCACATAAACCAGCCCAAAATCAAAACCAAACAAGTTCGGAGTGGGGAGAATTCGCTAGCGCATCTCAACAATCTCAAGCTCAACAGCAACAACCATCAACAGTAGGGAATTCCAGTTGGGTGCAATTCTAA
- the mys gene encoding position-specific antigen beta subunit myospheroid isoform X2, whose protein sequence is MLGSLGWVITLAIVISLAKANYPPPERLTGMNPCISKQTCHECIQTPHCAWCAAPKFSEKRCFLPNINTKIFATCPAEHTWNPDNVFSMTRHRNLTKGGYTIGGASSYEYSYSNSSSFSSSSQSSKESSSSSSSKRQEAVQIWPQEVNLKLRINEAYRMNFAYSQAEDYPVDLYYLMDLSKSMEDDKKKLSDLGQLLVESMSKITSNFRLGFGSFVDKVVMPYVNTMPKSLIEPCDGCAAPYGYKNIMTLSQDTSHFASLVRNASVSGNLDAPEGGFDAIMQAIVCRRQIGWREKARRLLVFSTDAGFHYAGDGKLGGIIKPNDGDCHLDITGLYTHSSLQDYPSISQINLKVKQNAINIIWAVTVEQFDVYKKLTEHVEGSFAGKLSEDSSNVVELIREQYDAISSSVEMKDTASSAVKVKYFSRCLGPGPLIQTSKCDGLKVGTQVEFIAEIEVTSCPENRSEWRQKFDIYPVGINETLTVNLEMLCDCECEREGVMYEPQSSECNGVGTLKCGVCECYDGFFGKRCECSSHHEMTGLDKHFQSCRPDNTSLVDCSGRGTCACGQCECEERENPEEIISGYFCECDNFSCDRDQGFLCSNHGTCECGQCACNAGWTGPSCNCRSSNDTCIAPGTTNGILCSGHGDCVCGECICYEEGNMRYSGKHCNKCPTCPSRCEELKNCVLCQMYGTGNYSDKEECAKNCKEFVPEPVDTVIADENEDACFGIDEDDCKYNFVYYYNETNCLVVRAQKERECPPQVYMLGIVLGVIAAIVLIGLALLLLWKLLTTMHDKREFAKFEKERMMAKWDTAENPIYKQATSTFKNPTYAGKSY, encoded by the exons ATGCTTGGCAGCTTAGGATGGGTTATAACACTAGCGATAGTCATATCGTTAGCAAAGGCAAATTATCCACCTCCAGAAAGATTGACAGGAATGAATCCATGCATTAGTAAGCAAACATGTCACGAATGTATTCAAACACCACATTGTGCTTGGTGTGCTGCACCA AAATTCTCTGAAAAACGGTGCTTTCTACCAAATATAAATACCAAAATATTTGCAACATGTCCGGCAGAACATACTTGGAACCCGGATAATGTTTTTAGTATGACAAGACATCGAAATTTAACAAAAGGTGGCTATACCATTGGTGGTGCCAGTAGTTATGAGTACTCATACTCAAATTCTAGCTCATTTAGCTCTAGCTCTCAATCAAGTAAAGAAAGCAGTAGTAGCAGCAGTAGCAAGAGACAAGAAGCTGTGCAAATCTGGCCCCAAGAAGTTAATTTAAAACTTAGAATAA ATGAAGCATATAGAATGAATTTTGCTTATTCACAAGCTGAAGATTATCCTGTTGATCTGTACTATCTTATGGATCTAAGTAAATCTATGGAAGATGATAAAAAGAAATTGTCAGATTTAGGCCAACTCTTAGTAGAAAGTATGAGCAAAATTACAAGTAATTTCAGATTAGGCTTTGGCAGTTTTGTTGATAAAGTTGTAATGCCTTATGTTAATACAATGCCAAAGTC GTTAATAGAACCATGCGATGGATGTGCAGCACCATATGGCTACAAAAATATTATGACTTTGTCTCAAGATACTAGTCATTTTGCA AGCTTAGTACGCAATGCATCAGTGTCTGGAAACTTAGATGCACCAGAAGGAGGATTTGATGCCATTATGCAAGCTATTGTTTGTAGAAGACAAATTGGTTGGCGCGAGAAAGCTCGTAGACTTCTGGTATTTTCTACAGATGCTGGTTTTCATTATGCAGGAGATGGAAAGTTGGGTGGAATTATAAAGCCAAATGATGGCGACTGTCACTTAGATATTACTGGACTTTACACGCATTCTTCTTTACAAGACTATCCAAGCATTTCTCAAATCAACTTAAAAGTTAAACAAAAcgctattaatattatatgggCTGTTACTGTAGAACAATTTGATGTATATAAAAAACTAACTGAACATGTAGAAGGATCTTTTGCTGGTAAATTGTCGGAGGATTCGAGCAACGTTGTAGAATTAATTCGAGAGCAATATGATGCAATTTCAAGTTCTGTAGAAATGAAAGATACGGCCAGCAGTGCTGTAAAGGTAAAATACTTTTCGAGATGTTTGGGTCCAGGACCACTTATTCAGACGTCGAAATGTGATGGACTGAAAGTTGGCACACAGGTTGAATTTATAGCAGAAATTGAAGTTACAAGTTGTCCAGAGAATAGATCAGAATGGAGACAGAAATTTGACATTTATCCA GTTGGTATTAATGAAACTCTTACGGTAAATTTAGAAATGTTATGTGATTGCGAATGCGAACGTGAAGGCGTCATGTATGAGCCACAGTCATCAGAATGCAATGGTGTAGGAACTTTAAAATGTGGCGTCTGTGAGTGTTATGACGGATTTTTTGGAAAACGTTGTGAGTGCAGTTCTCACCACGAGATGACAGGACTTGATAAACACTTCCAATCTTGTAGACCTGATAATACATCCCTAGTAGATTGTTCAGGAAGAGGAACCTGCGCCTGTGGCCAATGTGAATGTGAGGAAAGAGAAAATCCCGAAGAA ATAATATCGGGTTATTTCTGTGAATGTGATAACTTTTCATGCGATCGAGATCAGGGTTTCTTGTGCTCAAACCATGGAACTTGTGAATGCGGACAATGTGCCTGCAACGCTGGCTGGACTGGACCCTCCTGCAATTGCAGATCTTCTAATGATACTTGTATTGCACCTGGCACTACAAACGGAATATTGTGTTCAGGCCAT gGTGATTGTGTTTGTGGCGAATGTATATGTTATGAGGAAGGAAATATGCGATACTCTGGAAAACACTGTAACAAATGTCCAACTTGTCCAAGTCGTTGTGAAGAGTTGAAAAACTGTGTTTTATGTCAAATGTATGGCACTGGAAACTACAGTGACAAAGAAGAATGCGCTAAAAACTGTAAGGAGTTCGTTCCCGAACCAGTTGATACAGTTATAGCGGACGAGAATGAAGACGCATGCTTTGGAATAGATGAGGATGattgtaaatataatttcgTCTACTACTataacgaaacaaattgtttagtagTACGAGCACAAAAAGAAAGGGAATGTCCACCGCAAGTTTATATGCTAGGGATAGTACTAGGTGTGATAGCAGCAATTGTTTTAATTGGACTTGCTCTGTTACTGTTGTGGAAGTTATTAACTACTATGCACGATAAAAGAGAATTTGCAAAGTTCGAAAAAGAAAGGATGATGGCCAAATGGGATACG GCGGAAAATCCAATTTATAAACAAGCCACATCAACGTTTAAAAATCCAACGTACGCTGGAAAATCGTACTAG
- the mys gene encoding position-specific antigen beta subunit myospheroid isoform X1: protein MYVRMFRMLGSLGWVITLAIVISLAKANYPPPERLTGMNPCISKQTCHECIQTPHCAWCAAPKFSEKRCFLPNINTKIFATCPAEHTWNPDNVFSMTRHRNLTKGGYTIGGASSYEYSYSNSSSFSSSSQSSKESSSSSSSKRQEAVQIWPQEVNLKLRINEAYRMNFAYSQAEDYPVDLYYLMDLSKSMEDDKKKLSDLGQLLVESMSKITSNFRLGFGSFVDKVVMPYVNTMPKSLIEPCDGCAAPYGYKNIMTLSQDTSHFASLVRNASVSGNLDAPEGGFDAIMQAIVCRRQIGWREKARRLLVFSTDAGFHYAGDGKLGGIIKPNDGDCHLDITGLYTHSSLQDYPSISQINLKVKQNAINIIWAVTVEQFDVYKKLTEHVEGSFAGKLSEDSSNVVELIREQYDAISSSVEMKDTASSAVKVKYFSRCLGPGPLIQTSKCDGLKVGTQVEFIAEIEVTSCPENRSEWRQKFDIYPVGINETLTVNLEMLCDCECEREGVMYEPQSSECNGVGTLKCGVCECYDGFFGKRCECSSHHEMTGLDKHFQSCRPDNTSLVDCSGRGTCACGQCECEERENPEEIISGYFCECDNFSCDRDQGFLCSNHGTCECGQCACNAGWTGPSCNCRSSNDTCIAPGTTNGILCSGHGDCVCGECICYEEGNMRYSGKHCNKCPTCPSRCEELKNCVLCQMYGTGNYSDKEECAKNCKEFVPEPVDTVIADENEDACFGIDEDDCKYNFVYYYNETNCLVVRAQKERECPPQVYMLGIVLGVIAAIVLIGLALLLLWKLLTTMHDKREFAKFEKERMMAKWDTAENPIYKQATSTFKNPTYAGKSY from the exons atgtatgtacgtatgttcAGAATGCTTGGCAGCTTAGGATGGGTTATAACACTAGCGATAGTCATATCGTTAGCAAAGGCAAATTATCCACCTCCAGAAAGATTGACAGGAATGAATCCATGCATTAGTAAGCAAACATGTCACGAATGTATTCAAACACCACATTGTGCTTGGTGTGCTGCACCA AAATTCTCTGAAAAACGGTGCTTTCTACCAAATATAAATACCAAAATATTTGCAACATGTCCGGCAGAACATACTTGGAACCCGGATAATGTTTTTAGTATGACAAGACATCGAAATTTAACAAAAGGTGGCTATACCATTGGTGGTGCCAGTAGTTATGAGTACTCATACTCAAATTCTAGCTCATTTAGCTCTAGCTCTCAATCAAGTAAAGAAAGCAGTAGTAGCAGCAGTAGCAAGAGACAAGAAGCTGTGCAAATCTGGCCCCAAGAAGTTAATTTAAAACTTAGAATAA ATGAAGCATATAGAATGAATTTTGCTTATTCACAAGCTGAAGATTATCCTGTTGATCTGTACTATCTTATGGATCTAAGTAAATCTATGGAAGATGATAAAAAGAAATTGTCAGATTTAGGCCAACTCTTAGTAGAAAGTATGAGCAAAATTACAAGTAATTTCAGATTAGGCTTTGGCAGTTTTGTTGATAAAGTTGTAATGCCTTATGTTAATACAATGCCAAAGTC GTTAATAGAACCATGCGATGGATGTGCAGCACCATATGGCTACAAAAATATTATGACTTTGTCTCAAGATACTAGTCATTTTGCA AGCTTAGTACGCAATGCATCAGTGTCTGGAAACTTAGATGCACCAGAAGGAGGATTTGATGCCATTATGCAAGCTATTGTTTGTAGAAGACAAATTGGTTGGCGCGAGAAAGCTCGTAGACTTCTGGTATTTTCTACAGATGCTGGTTTTCATTATGCAGGAGATGGAAAGTTGGGTGGAATTATAAAGCCAAATGATGGCGACTGTCACTTAGATATTACTGGACTTTACACGCATTCTTCTTTACAAGACTATCCAAGCATTTCTCAAATCAACTTAAAAGTTAAACAAAAcgctattaatattatatgggCTGTTACTGTAGAACAATTTGATGTATATAAAAAACTAACTGAACATGTAGAAGGATCTTTTGCTGGTAAATTGTCGGAGGATTCGAGCAACGTTGTAGAATTAATTCGAGAGCAATATGATGCAATTTCAAGTTCTGTAGAAATGAAAGATACGGCCAGCAGTGCTGTAAAGGTAAAATACTTTTCGAGATGTTTGGGTCCAGGACCACTTATTCAGACGTCGAAATGTGATGGACTGAAAGTTGGCACACAGGTTGAATTTATAGCAGAAATTGAAGTTACAAGTTGTCCAGAGAATAGATCAGAATGGAGACAGAAATTTGACATTTATCCA GTTGGTATTAATGAAACTCTTACGGTAAATTTAGAAATGTTATGTGATTGCGAATGCGAACGTGAAGGCGTCATGTATGAGCCACAGTCATCAGAATGCAATGGTGTAGGAACTTTAAAATGTGGCGTCTGTGAGTGTTATGACGGATTTTTTGGAAAACGTTGTGAGTGCAGTTCTCACCACGAGATGACAGGACTTGATAAACACTTCCAATCTTGTAGACCTGATAATACATCCCTAGTAGATTGTTCAGGAAGAGGAACCTGCGCCTGTGGCCAATGTGAATGTGAGGAAAGAGAAAATCCCGAAGAA ATAATATCGGGTTATTTCTGTGAATGTGATAACTTTTCATGCGATCGAGATCAGGGTTTCTTGTGCTCAAACCATGGAACTTGTGAATGCGGACAATGTGCCTGCAACGCTGGCTGGACTGGACCCTCCTGCAATTGCAGATCTTCTAATGATACTTGTATTGCACCTGGCACTACAAACGGAATATTGTGTTCAGGCCAT gGTGATTGTGTTTGTGGCGAATGTATATGTTATGAGGAAGGAAATATGCGATACTCTGGAAAACACTGTAACAAATGTCCAACTTGTCCAAGTCGTTGTGAAGAGTTGAAAAACTGTGTTTTATGTCAAATGTATGGCACTGGAAACTACAGTGACAAAGAAGAATGCGCTAAAAACTGTAAGGAGTTCGTTCCCGAACCAGTTGATACAGTTATAGCGGACGAGAATGAAGACGCATGCTTTGGAATAGATGAGGATGattgtaaatataatttcgTCTACTACTataacgaaacaaattgtttagtagTACGAGCACAAAAAGAAAGGGAATGTCCACCGCAAGTTTATATGCTAGGGATAGTACTAGGTGTGATAGCAGCAATTGTTTTAATTGGACTTGCTCTGTTACTGTTGTGGAAGTTATTAACTACTATGCACGATAAAAGAGAATTTGCAAAGTTCGAAAAAGAAAGGATGATGGCCAAATGGGATACG GCGGAAAATCCAATTTATAAACAAGCCACATCAACGTTTAAAAATCCAACGTACGCTGGAAAATCGTACTAG